The following are from one region of the Vicia villosa cultivar HV-30 ecotype Madison, WI unplaced genomic scaffold, Vvil1.0 ctg.001503F_1_1, whole genome shotgun sequence genome:
- the LOC131635524 gene encoding factor of DNA methylation 4-like gives MRNVERNYMEKVSKDHEKAMLELEARRKELSSREENLQKRQADNHSERNKLYLEKKNNEMAIAEQQKADDKMMRLAEEHQAQLSFSFYLH, from the exons ATGCGGAATGTCGAACGCAATTATATGGAAAAGGTGTCCAAGGATCATGAAAAAGCCATGCTGGAATTGGAGGCTAGGAGAAAGGAACTTTCGTCCCGTGAAGAGAATCTGCAGAAGCGTCAAGCAGATAATCATAGTGAGAGAAATAAGCTATACCTTGAGAAGAAAAAT AATGAGATGGCCATAGCAGAGCAACAAAAGGCTGACGACAAAATGATGCGTTTGGCTGAAGAACATCAGGCACAACTTTCATTTTCCTTTTATCTGCATTAG
- the LOC131635532 gene encoding uncharacterized protein LOC131635532 — protein sequence MENRGDISEMKQLLNLLDDNKYVSRTILDKEKEKFVCEWTDNVRHLENTTTNRVKSEHASLKIWLANNKGDWCRDWDSVNLMIKNQHKEIQTTFVRSITVLEHRFKDNILYSQYIGNVSRAGLNYIFYEAKRGEVIGSDNAKCGCTISKMYGLPCACVIDKNIELGEAIRMDEVILHWKRLSFDDDGCIEREKSHICIISELEMIQERFSKADDNMKIYIKELLQKIGYCETTDMKPLSQAVKTKVAPNKLKPTPNDNSTTRAPSYCEHVDKLFSNSLTPKSQKSQTSSNKEARISKPPPTPILSKIPITKETPIPPKILFIEEM from the exons ATGGAGAATAGGGGAGATATAAGTGAGATGAAACAATTGTTGAACttgttggatgataacaaatacgTGTCACG caccattcttgataAGGAGAAGGAGAAGTTTGTGTGTGAGTGGACTGATAATGTCCGACACCTTGAGAATACAACCACCAACAGAGTCAAGTCGGAACATGCTAGTTTGAAAATTTGGTTGGCTAATAACAAGGGTGACTGGTGTCGAGATTGGGACTCTGTAAATCTCATGATTAAAAACCAACACAAGGAGATACAAACAACATTTGTTCGGAGCATAACAGTGTTGGAACATCGATTCAAGGACAACATACTTTATTCTCAATATATCGGTAATGTATCTCGGGCCGGGTTGAACTATATTTTTTACGAGGCCAAACGAGGTGAAGTTATAGGTTCCGATAACGCAAAGTGTGGTTGTACTATTTCTAAAATGTATGGTCTCCCGTGTGCGTGtgttattgataaaaatatagaACTAGGTGAGGCAATAAGAATGGACGAAGTTATCCTTCATTGgaaaagacttagttttgatgatgatggttgcattGAAAGAGAAAAATCACATATATGTATTATTTCCGAATTGGAAATGATACAAGAGAGGTTTTCAAAGGCCGACGACAACATGAAAATCTACATTAAAGAACTATTGCAGAAGATTGGATATTGCGAAACAACCGACATGAAACCGCTTTCTCAAGCGGTTAAGACAAAGGTTGCTCCGAATAAATTGAAGCCTACACCGAATGACAACTCGACTACACGGGCTCCTTCGTATTGTGAGCATGTTGATAAACTTTTTTCCAACTCACTGACGCCTAAATCTCAAAAatctcaaacaagttcaaacaaagaAGCTCGCATAAGCAAACCGCCTCCGACACCTATTTTGTCGAAAATTCCAATCACCAAAGAGACGCCTATTCCACCAAAAATTCTATTCATCGAAGAGATGTAG
- the LOC131635534 gene encoding protein INVOLVED IN DE NOVO 2-like — MMNRKTEHTRESDLDYYQRRYSEELKDNYHKLQISDATFRCPFCLNKDYYSLTDLLRHASRIVADVHGETVKEIAKHSVLVRYLDSKISENKSNDMNVDDTVKSLNGNATQDELFVWPWVVVLANNVAKFDPKSGKYLRKSKKEIQEELLVKGFRPLNVTPKWNSGGQTEFVIVEFGKEWDAFVNAFNLERRFEEEHCGKRDYFGLKEQGRGDKLFGWMARSDDYNFRNIVGYHLREKGDLKTISGKEDEDNRKALKLKSSLENTLKQKKKELEEITRKCDEKVDIKPVAEASKRKFSDEENWKASKIKLDDERKMKATQWCSQLDEHQGNSKEILDENDEKQWTWSKQRKEC; from the exons GAAAAACAGAACATACCCGTGAATCTGATTTGGATTACTACCAGCGTAGATATTCCGAAGAGTTGAAAGATAATTACCATAAGCTCCAAATCTCCGACGCAACATTTCGGTGTCCGTTCTGTTTGAACAAGGATTATTATTCTTTGACTGACCTTTTGAGACATGCTTCAAGGATTGTTGCTGACGTGCATGGAGAGACTGTGAAAGAAATTGCTAAACATTCTGTCCTTGTAAGGTATCTTGACTCTAAAATTTCTGAAAATAAGTCGAATGATATGAATGTTGATGATACTGTTAAGTCACTTAATGGTAATGCTACTCAAGATGAGTTGTTTGTCTGGCCTTGGGTTGTAGTTCTGGCTAACAATGTTGCAAAATTTGACCCAAAGTCTGGTAAGTATTTAAGGAAGAGTAAAAAGGAAATTCAAGAGGAACTGCTTGTGAAAGGGTTTCGGCCGCTGAATGTTACACCAAAGTGGAATAGTGGAGGGCAAACAGAGTTTGTGATagttgaatttggaaaagaatggGATGCTTTCGTCAATGCTTTCAATCTAgaaagaagatttgaagaagaacaTTGTGGTAAGAGAGATTACTTTGGTTTAAAGGAGCAAGGGCGAGGAGATAAACTTTTTGGGTGGATGGCACGTAGCGATGACTATAATTTCAGGAATATTGTGGGCTATCACCTTCGGGAAAAAGGGGATTTGAAAACTATTTCTGGAAAAGAAGATGAGGATAATAGGAAAGCCTTAAAGCTTAAATCTAGTTTGGAAAACACTTTAaagcagaagaagaaggaattggAAGAAATAACAAGAAAGTGTGACGAGAAGGTTGATATTAAGCCGGTTGCGGAGGCATCCAAGAGAAAGTTTTCTGATGAAGAGAATTGGAAAGCATCTAAGATAAAACTTGATgatgaaagaaaaatgaaagcAACTCAGTGGTGCTCACAGTTGGATGAACATCAAGGGAACTCCAAG GAGATTttagatgaaaatgatgaaaaacaaTGGACGTGGTCAAAACAAAGGAAGGAATGTTAA